One region of Syntrophobacter fumaroxidans MPOB genomic DNA includes:
- a CDS encoding TOTE conflict system archaeo-eukaryotic primase domain-containing protein, protein MRTIADLDELLAAAEEELAGLDRRRAEILRYIEGLRRDKRVVVEAPSTATSPEGPIWLPPLPDPSPMEGAGPDRPPDATLHDDPRSEPASKVTDQSPAEEKIALFRSLFRGREDVYPKRFESRKTGKSGYLPACRNEWIKPRCRKPRVRCGECPNREFLPVTDEVVGNHLLGGERQGRSKRDFTIGVYPLLPGESCRFLAVDFDKSGWREDAAAFLKTCADFGVPAALERSRSGNGGHVWIFFTAPVDAGTARRMGSFLLTETMESRPEMGLDSYDRFFPSQDTLPKGGFGGLIALPLQRRPRETGNSVFVDEAFVPFPDQWAYLSSVRRMEPGEVENLAQKAVAGGRVMGVRTVVTDEDDDPPWTLPPSGRRKELPLPGPLPPSVTLTVANQVYVAKEGLPPALRNRLIRLAAFQNPEFYKAQAMRLPTFQIPRVIGCCEDFPDHLGLPRGCLEETAAFLSSIGIAPVVVDERFGGIPIDVRFTGTLRPDQEPAARAMLEHDTGVLSATTAFGKTVVAARLIADRGVNTLVLVHRRELLDQWGARLDELLELPSGRIGRIGGGKRDPTGIVDVAIIQGLVRKGVVADLVAEYGHLVVDECHHISARSFETVARQCRAKYVTGLSATVTRKDGHHPIIFMQCGPVRHHVDERRQAAARPFCHRVIPRQTEFLLPGALRRETDPAIHEVYAALVRDENRNGMIVRDVLDAVAAGRFPVILTERREHLSLLAQRLVPQVRNVVVLQGGMGKKQRAAAAKALAGSAEGEARVIVATGRYLGEGFDDARLDTLFLALPVSWRGVLVQYAGRLHRLHEQKKDVLIYDYADLRVPMLARMYGRRRMGYRKIGYAIQE, encoded by the coding sequence ATGCGTACCATCGCGGACCTGGACGAGTTGCTGGCCGCCGCCGAAGAGGAACTGGCCGGGCTAGACCGTAGAAGAGCGGAAATCCTGCGATATATTGAAGGCTTGCGTCGTGATAAGAGGGTTGTTGTTGAGGCTCCCTCCACGGCGACGTCACCGGAAGGCCCGATATGGCTCCCGCCTCTGCCGGACCCCTCGCCCATGGAGGGAGCAGGGCCGGACCGGCCGCCGGATGCGACGTTGCATGACGATCCTCGGTCCGAGCCGGCGTCGAAGGTCACCGATCAATCGCCGGCGGAAGAGAAGATCGCTCTTTTCAGGAGCCTTTTCAGGGGCCGGGAGGACGTCTATCCCAAGCGATTCGAGAGCCGCAAGACCGGCAAGTCGGGGTATCTTCCGGCATGCCGCAACGAATGGATCAAGCCCCGGTGCCGAAAACCCCGCGTGCGGTGCGGCGAGTGCCCGAACCGCGAATTTCTTCCCGTCACCGACGAGGTGGTGGGGAATCACCTGCTCGGAGGCGAGCGGCAGGGAAGATCGAAGCGGGACTTCACCATCGGGGTCTACCCCTTGCTTCCGGGCGAGTCCTGCCGGTTCCTTGCCGTCGACTTCGACAAGAGCGGCTGGCGGGAGGACGCGGCGGCGTTCCTGAAGACTTGCGCGGACTTCGGCGTCCCGGCCGCCCTGGAGCGTTCGCGTTCCGGGAACGGCGGCCACGTCTGGATATTCTTTACTGCGCCCGTGGACGCCGGGACGGCGCGCCGGATGGGCTCTTTTCTGCTCACGGAAACCATGGAGTCCCGGCCCGAAATGGGCCTCGACTCCTACGATCGATTCTTCCCGAGCCAGGACACTCTTCCCAAAGGGGGGTTCGGCGGCCTCATCGCTCTTCCCCTGCAGCGCCGGCCGCGCGAGACGGGCAACAGTGTATTTGTGGATGAGGCCTTCGTTCCCTTCCCCGACCAGTGGGCATACCTTTCCTCCGTGCGGCGCATGGAGCCGGGCGAAGTGGAAAACCTCGCCCAAAAAGCCGTCGCGGGCGGGCGCGTGATGGGGGTGCGCACGGTCGTAACGGACGAGGACGATGATCCTCCCTGGACGCTCCCCCCCTCGGGGCGCCGGAAGGAGCTTCCCCTTCCGGGACCGCTCCCGCCGAGCGTTACGCTCACCGTCGCAAACCAGGTCTACGTGGCGAAGGAAGGGCTCCCCCCCGCGTTGAGAAACCGGTTGATCCGCCTGGCGGCCTTTCAGAATCCGGAGTTCTACAAGGCTCAGGCCATGAGGCTGCCCACCTTTCAGATACCGAGGGTCATCGGGTGCTGCGAAGATTTTCCGGACCACCTGGGCCTTCCAAGGGGATGCCTGGAGGAGACGGCGGCTTTCCTGTCTTCGATCGGAATCGCACCGGTCGTGGTGGACGAGCGGTTTGGGGGCATTCCCATCGACGTCCGGTTCACCGGCACGCTGCGACCCGACCAGGAGCCGGCCGCCCGCGCCATGCTGGAACACGACACGGGAGTGCTCTCGGCGACGACGGCCTTCGGCAAGACCGTGGTGGCAGCCCGTCTCATCGCCGACCGCGGGGTGAATACGCTGGTGCTGGTCCACCGGCGGGAGCTTCTCGATCAGTGGGGCGCCCGATTGGATGAACTGTTGGAGCTGCCCTCCGGGCGGATCGGACGGATCGGCGGCGGGAAGCGCGATCCGACCGGGATTGTGGACGTCGCGATCATCCAGGGCCTCGTCAGAAAGGGCGTCGTGGCCGACCTGGTCGCGGAATACGGGCACCTGGTCGTCGACGAATGCCACCATATTTCCGCCCGCAGCTTCGAAACCGTCGCCCGCCAGTGCAGGGCGAAATACGTCACGGGGCTGTCCGCCACGGTCACGCGCAAAGACGGCCATCATCCCATCATCTTCATGCAATGCGGGCCGGTCCGGCACCACGTGGACGAGCGACGGCAGGCCGCCGCCAGGCCTTTTTGCCACAGGGTGATCCCGCGTCAAACGGAATTCCTCCTGCCCGGCGCTCTCAGGCGTGAAACCGATCCGGCCATCCATGAAGTCTATGCGGCGCTGGTCCGGGACGAAAACCGAAACGGGATGATCGTCCGGGATGTGCTCGATGCCGTCGCAGCCGGGCGATTTCCGGTGATCCTGACGGAGCGCCGGGAACACCTGTCCCTGCTTGCGCAACGTCTTGTCCCGCAGGTCCGAAACGTCGTCGTCCTGCAAGGCGGCATGGGGAAAAAGCAGCGGGCGGCGGCGGCGAAAGCCCTTGCCGGGAGCGCCGAAGGGGAGGCGAGGGTGATCGTCGCCACGGGCCGGTACCTGGGCGAAGGGTTCGACGACGCCCGTCTGGATACCCTGTTCCTTGCCCTGCCGGTATCCTGGCGCGGAGTGCTCGTCCAGTATGCGGGGAGGCTGCACCGGCTCCACGAGCAAAAGAAGGACGTCCTCATCTACGATTACGCCGACCTGCGGGTGCCCATGCTGGCACGAATGTACGGCCGCCGGCGCATGGGCTACCGCAAAATCGGCTATGCGATCCAGGAATGA
- a CDS encoding class I SAM-dependent methyltransferase, whose product MKLNWAERLVVNNPLRVIEQRFQIRRLRKAGVLEPGARVLEIGCGRGAGADLILDAFQPEMVFAMDLDERMIRKARTYLSPARRSRVAMYAGDAVDLPHRNGSMDAVFGFGVLHHIPDWQRGLAEVARVLRPGGVYFLEEIYPFLYQNPVTKHILLHPAGNRFRSADLHQALEEAGFSLIDSLEVKFAWVLAVLVKRGPAEA is encoded by the coding sequence ATGAAACTGAATTGGGCGGAACGCCTGGTCGTGAACAATCCGTTGCGGGTGATCGAGCAGCGGTTTCAGATCAGGCGGCTGCGGAAGGCGGGGGTCCTGGAACCCGGGGCCAGAGTGCTCGAGATCGGGTGTGGTCGAGGCGCCGGCGCCGACTTGATCCTCGATGCTTTTCAGCCCGAAATGGTTTTCGCCATGGACCTCGACGAACGGATGATCCGCAAGGCACGGACCTACCTGTCGCCGGCCAGGCGGTCCCGGGTGGCCATGTATGCCGGAGACGCCGTCGACCTGCCGCACCGGAACGGCTCCATGGACGCCGTGTTCGGATTCGGCGTGCTCCATCACATCCCCGACTGGCAGCGGGGGCTCGCCGAGGTGGCCAGAGTGCTCAGACCCGGCGGCGTTTACTTCCTCGAGGAAATCTACCCGTTCCTCTACCAGAATCCCGTCACGAAGCACATCCTTCTCCACCCCGCCGGGAATCGTTTCCGCAGCGCCGATCTCCACCAAGCCTTAGAGGAGGCCGGTTTTTCCCTGATCGACTCCCTGGAAGTGAAGTTCGCCTGGGTCCTCGCCGTACTGGTGAAAAGAGGGCCTGCGGAGGCCTGA
- the ubiE gene encoding bifunctional demethylmenaquinone methyltransferase/2-methoxy-6-polyprenyl-1,4-benzoquinol methylase UbiE, with protein sequence MRNASSPAPERRHDVPPESVPGAAHFGFVAVPESEKVNLVRRHFNTVAPKYDFMNTLLSFGVHYAWKRIAVGMMDLKEGDRVIDVCGGTADLALMAARRIGPSGRVFLYDINWAMMVTGRPKVESSPYHNRIVYTQGDAESISFADNSLDGAMVGFGIRNLTHMERGFREMHRVLRPGGKLMCLEFSEPVTPWFRFLYDFYSFRIMPALGRLLAGSRLAYTYLPESIRLFPGPGELKSKLESIGFIDVRYRLLTNGIAAVHVGVKA encoded by the coding sequence ATGCGCAACGCCTCATCACCCGCACCGGAACGGCGGCACGACGTCCCGCCGGAAAGTGTCCCCGGCGCCGCTCACTTCGGCTTCGTCGCAGTCCCGGAGAGCGAGAAGGTGAATCTCGTTCGCCGTCATTTCAACACGGTGGCCCCCAAATACGATTTCATGAACACCCTTTTGAGCTTCGGCGTGCATTACGCGTGGAAGCGCATCGCCGTGGGGATGATGGACCTGAAGGAAGGCGACCGGGTCATCGACGTTTGCGGCGGCACCGCCGACCTCGCCCTCATGGCCGCCCGCCGCATCGGCCCCTCGGGACGGGTTTTTCTTTATGACATCAACTGGGCAATGATGGTGACCGGCCGGCCCAAGGTCGAGAGCTCCCCATACCACAACCGCATCGTCTATACCCAGGGCGACGCGGAAAGCATCTCCTTTGCCGACAATTCGCTGGACGGAGCCATGGTCGGCTTCGGGATTCGCAATCTGACCCACATGGAGCGGGGCTTCCGCGAAATGCACCGCGTTCTCAGGCCGGGGGGCAAATTGATGTGCCTCGAATTCTCCGAACCGGTCACGCCCTGGTTTCGTTTTCTCTACGACTTCTACTCGTTCCGCATCATGCCCGCGCTGGGGCGGCTGCTGGCCGGATCCCGCCTGGCCTACACCTACCTCCCGGAATCGATCCGGCTTTTTCCCGGCCCTGGAGAGCTCAAGTCGAAGCTGGAATCCATCGGATTCATTGATGTCCGGTATCGTCTCCTCACCAACGGCATAGCCGCCGTCCACGTGGGCGTAAAAGCCTGA